The sequence GCtgtatattgttgtttgggactcACAAGAAAAAGGATGTTCTGTCATACAGGTCAGCTGTCTTGCTGATATGaatgtctctttgaaaatcaaaaagaaagaggataactatggacagaggtttcaaaacctccagcttctgtatacagattacaaatttacatttatactaatGATAATTGGTGAACTTGGTCTTGTGATTAAATGCCTGAGTGACAATCTGGAAAAGCTAgaactttcagaaaaagaaatcaaccagctaacatGTACTTAATAAATACTATCAGTAAATGGAACGGTAAATGTATGTAAAacttttctaagttcaaaataTGATATTAGTttttttatctacattccaatgatgaagccttgtatctttgttagaaaccaattcCTTCATTgcaggaagacttcaaataattaaatatagaagAGAACATATGTTGAACTgaatactaataaaaatagttttaagcactataaaaaaaaaacaacagtagggtgtgattttgaATTCTACTTTTTGGTAATTATTTCAATTACTTAATTGTGCTTGTGTCAGTATTGATTCTAAGCTCAGCCCAGTGAATTCACTTTATATACAAGAGAAGCCAGCCACATTCAGCAATCACAGATGTCCAATGGGAAGATTTTTAGTTACAATTCCAATAGtgacaaccatatatatatatgtatgtatatatacacacacccatgctggtggcacgtaaaaagcgtcCATTACATTTCTGGAGTCGTtgaaattaggaagggcatccagccgtagaaaccatgccaaattagggTGCAATTcaccagcttaccagtttcagtcaaactgtctaacccatggcagcatgaaaagcagatgctaaatgatgatgatgatgatgaaacatgttGAGTGACAGACTAGTTGGTTTGTTGTACTGGTCAAAACCATGAGTTTAAGAGTAATCAAAAAAAAACCTGTTTAAGTTTACATAAAATACTGCAGTGAAATGCAACCATTTTAATAAGAATGCTTTCTGACATTTCAAAGAcaaagtcaagatatataaagaaaaaaaataattttaaatgatttcacTTACCTAGGATAGGTGTTGCATTAGAATCAGGTGTGTTCTCAGCGACAAGTAATTCGAGTACATAAAGCGTAAGAAAAACAGTAAGTCCTATGGCAATTTTTTCTCCACAATGACAAGGAAGCAGGAATGAAGCTAAAGTCATCACACACAACATCAGAGTTGGTGCGATGACAATATAATCATAGTACAAAGACTTCCGGTCGATCTCAATTGTGAAATGAATCATGGGGTGCCATCCGTCACCAGGACAACAATCACTGTCGGCTGCAACGCGAGAAAGACTGACGTTCAGCAGAACAAATTCACTGTTCTCAACGTATTTTGATAGATCCGGCTTACTGGGTTCGTTAAAGAGGTTTAGTTGCTCTCCATCGTAAACCCATGACCCGAAGCGCACTGTACATTGTTGACTATCGTACGGAAAATAGGTAACATCTACAGAGCATGAAGATTTTATCATTAGTGGCACCATCCAACGTACTCTT comes from Octopus bimaculoides isolate UCB-OBI-ISO-001 unplaced genomic scaffold, ASM119413v2 Scaffold_77789, whole genome shotgun sequence and encodes:
- the LOC106867144 gene encoding neuronal acetylcholine receptor subunit alpha-10; amino-acid sequence: YHHIISSVFCRASENNAGYVNVTGSKIMIKPSGRVRWMVPLMIKSSCSVDVTYFPYDSQQCTVRFGSWVYDGEQLNLFNEPSKPDLSKYVENSEFVLLNVSLSRVAADSDCCPGDGWHPMIHFTIEIDRKSLYYDYIVIAPTLMLCVMTLASFLLPCHCGEKIAIGLTVFLTLYVLELLVAENTPDSNATPILETPLEKQKSLVNYPYKEEKFVK